The following proteins are co-located in the Phocoena phocoena chromosome 1, mPhoPho1.1, whole genome shotgun sequence genome:
- the LOC136118261 gene encoding sex comb on midleg-like protein 1, giving the protein MSSCSSEVDVVIYYAIQKLDKKFDVMHAKVTKINRLRVKSWLQNCKPLGYTFKDYNYLLSKKIRYQKMRKKRCLSASPCPKSYSPTIPVQRPENDSQSNPLEAPFESRMPLDLEQGLSLSPTVPSTYRRHSYQEYYSPEDPTQGSSSPEAHNTCSLFLDTQSTAVEPATVLTQSERSPAHSPDMMTYPALLENNRFSQAGSPLYVPTSFAPSSPVGSDPGVLKQSLPDDPSTWSVDEVILFLKYLDPQLSSALADLFMQHDIDGKALLLLKNDMMMKYMGLKLGTALKLCHYIEMLKDRQIPQQFKKCVD; this is encoded by the coding sequence ATGTCTAGCTGCTCCAGTGAAGTCGATGTGGTCATCTATTATGCTATTCAAAAACTGGATAAGAAGTTTGATGTTATGCATGCAAAGGTTACAAAAATCAACCGTCTTCGTGTGAAGTCATGGTTGCAAAATTGTAAGCCACTTGGATATACATTTAAAGATTATAATTACCTGCTTTCTAAAAAGATCAGATAccagaaaatgaggaagaagcGGTGTCTCTCTGCATCGCCTTGCCCTAAAAGTTATAGCCCCACTATTCCAGTACAAAGGCCGGAAAATGATTCCCAGAGCAACCCTCTAGAAGCACCTTTTGAGTCCCGGATGCCTCTGGATCTGGAGCAAGGCCTTAGCCTGAGCCCGACGGTCCCCTCCACCTACCGCAGGCATTCCTACCAGGAGTACTACTCGCCCGAGGACCCCACGCAGGGCTCCTCCAGTCCAGAGGCCCACAACACCTGCAGTCTTTTCTTAGACACCCAGTCCACTGCAGTCGAGCCTGCAACCGTGCTGACCCAGAGTGAACGCAGTCCAGCACATAGCCCTGACATGATGACCTACCCAGCTTTACTGGAAAACAATAGATTCAGCCAGGCTGGCTCACCTCTCTACGTCCCGACCAGCTTCGCTCCAAGTTCACCAGTTGGAAGTGACCCGGGTGTCCTCAAACAGAGCCTCCCTGATGACCCTTCAACCTGGTCTGTGGATGAAGTGATCCTGTTTCTGAAATACCTAGATCCTCAGTTATCAAGCGCCCTCGCCGACCTCTTCATGCAACATGACATTGATGGGAAAGCTCTGCTACTGCTCAAGAACGACATGATGATGAAGTACATGGGGCTTAAGCTGGGGACAGCTCTGAAGCTGTGCCACTACATTGAAATGCTTAAAGACAGACAGATAcctcaacaatttaaaaagtgtGTAGATTAG